The nucleotide sequence TCGCCGCCGATCCCGCCCATGCCGGCGAGACCCTGGCGGGACAGACCGTGCGCGACGAGGCCCCCGAACCGCTGGGAGCGGACCTTCTGCTCCTGGCCGTGCGCGAGGCGCAGCTGCCCGGGCTGGTGGACCGCCTGGCCCGCCGCTTGGAGCGGGAGAACCTGCCCGGCCGCATCGTCCTGCAGGTGAGCGCCTCCGCGCCATTGGCCGGATTGGAGCCCCTCAGCCGGGCGGGCGTCCTGGCGGGCCTGCTCCATCCCCTCCAGACCTTCCCGCCCGGCGTTCCGCCGCCGGAGCAGATCCCCTTCTGGGCGCTGGGCGGCGACGCGGCCCTGCGCCAGGAGCTGGCGCCTCTGCTGGGGAGGCTGGCCGACGAATGGCTTTGGCTGGAGCCACAGGATCAGCTTCCCTATCATCTTAGCGCCGTGCTGGCCTGCAACTTCCTGCCGGCGATGGCTTCCCTCTGCCGCCGCCTGTGGCCGGGAGATCCCGCCCAGGCCTGGCGGGCGCTGCAGCCCATCGTGGGACAGACCCTGCGCAACCTGGCGGCGGGACCACCGGAGCTGGCGGTGAGCGGCCCCGCCACCCGGGGCGACCAGGTGACGA is from bacterium and encodes:
- a CDS encoding DUF2520 domain-containing protein; the encoded protein is MMSERTRHFRLGLLGVGAAARGVLPALQGTGLVDLAFAADPAHAGETLAGQTVRDEAPEPLGADLLLLAVREAQLPGLVDRLARRLERENLPGRIVLQVSASAPLAGLEPLSRAGVLAGLLHPLQTFPPGVPPPEQIPFWALGGDAALRQELAPLLGRLADEWLWLEPQDQLPYHLSAVLACNFLPAMASLCRRLWPGDPAQAWRALQPIVGQTLRNLAAGPPELAVSGPATRGDQVTMERHLAWLADHHPALVTVYEQLSGEILSLRTDRMNAALLDVAKEE